TCGGCCGGGAGTCACGTTGCTCTTCGCGTCGGGCATCATCGGCCTGCTCCTCGCTGGTGTGAGCGGCGCCGTCGCCGCATTGGGCGACACGCTCTACCCCGCCGGCTCACTCACCGAGGCGCTGCGCGCCGATCTGTCACCCACGTCGCACATGATGGTTCGGCTGAGAGTCTTGCATCCAGCGATCACAGTGACCGCCGGCTTCGCGGTCCTGCTGATGGCATGGCGGGCGCAGCTCCCGGACGGGCCTCGCTGGGGCCACTTGGCGGCGCGGGTCGTTGTCGTGACGACGCTCGTGCAGCTCGCGGCGGGTGTCGTGAACGTTCTCCTGCTCGCACCGATCTGGATGCAACTCCTGCACCTGCTGTTGGCAGACATCCTCTGGCTGGCCTTCGTCGTGCTCGGCGCATCAGCGCTCGCCGTGCAGGAAAGCCCCCGAGCAGCGGCCGTAGCCAACCCTCACCGGTCAAGTCTCGAGCCATCGCAGATTCTGTGACGATCGAGCGCCCATCGTGTTGCAAGGTCTGCGTCCCCAGCAGCAATCTCGCCGATATTTCGGCCAGAAATAGCGTGATTGCCGCCAGAAACAGCTGGCACGACTCTCGCTCGTGGGTCTGTGCGATGGCTCACCAACAAACGGCTAGACAGAGGGTGCGGTTATGGTAGATGCTAAGACCTATGCCTGTGAAGGCGACCCTGAGCCCGGAGCGTCGGGTCAGACTGTTCAAGAACGGCAGAAACCAGGCGGTCCGGATTCCTCGAGAGTTCCAGCTCCCTGGAAAGGAGGCAATCATGCGAAAGGAAGGCGAACGACTGATTATCGAACCGGCCCCGCCCAAGTCCTTGTTGGCGGTACTGGCGACACTCCAGCCGATCGGCGAGGACTTTCCACCGATCCGCGACTTGCCCGTCGATCCGGTCGAGCTTTGATGCGCTATCTGCTCGACACGAACATCGTGTCCGACCTGATCCGGAACCCACACGGACGCGTGGCACAGCGCATCCGGGAGGTGGGCGAAGGCCGCGTCTGCACCAGCATCATCGTTGCAGCGGAGCTCCGCTATGGCGCCAGGAAAAAGAACGCGCCACGATTGACCGCGCAGCTCGACGCGGTGCTCGAAGCGCTCGACGTGCTGCCGTTCGAAGCGCCGGGCGACACGGCCTATGGTCCGCTCCGTGCCCAGCTCGAACTGGCTGGGCTGCCGATTGGCGGCAACGACTTGCTCATTGCCGCCCACGCCATCGCTCTCGGCTGCACCATCGTCACCGACAACGACCGCGAGTTTGCGCGGATCGACGATCTTCCGCGAGAGAATTGGCTCCGTTAGCGACAAACGCCAAGGACGCAGCGCGTGAGCTCGACGCGCAGAAGCGCGAGGCGCAGTACTATTGATCGAGCTTGGCGATCCTCGTGCCGTGGCGGCCACCCTCGAACGGCACCGATAGCCATGTTTCCACGATTGCGCGTGCGACCTCTTCTGAAACGAGCCGCTCGCCGAGCGCAATCACGTTGGCATTGTTGTGGGCGCGGCCGAGCCGTGCCGATTCGACATTCCAACAGAGCGCACACCTGACACCACGGAAGCGGTTTGCCGCAATGGCCTCTCCGTTGCCGGAGCCGCCGATCACGATGCCCCGCTCGCACTCTCCCTGGGCCACGGCCCGGGCGGCTGGAAAGACGACGTCCGGGTAGTCAACGGGTTCCTCGGAATCGGTGCCGAAGTCGACGACCTCCTCGCCCCGCGACCGAAGGTATGCCGCGAGCATGCTCTTATAGCGAAACCCTGCATGATCTGACGCAATCGCGATTCTCATAGGCGCTTCCGCTCCCCATAATTTACGCTAGGTGTAGGTATTCTCAGGAGAGTGCAATGCATAGTGTCACCGGCCTGCACCATGTCACCGCGATTGCGGGACCAGCCCAGGAGAACCTGGACTTCTACAGCGGGGTGCTCGGCTTACGGCTCGTCAAGAA
This window of the Luteitalea sp. genome carries:
- a CDS encoding heme A synthase → MAALARFAWFVVAYNLGVILWGAYVRASGSGAGCGNHWPLCNGDIVPRAPAVATLIEYSHRLTSGVALILVVVLLVATLRVTKRGDAARLGAWMALLFMLTEAAVGAGLVLFELVADNATMARALFMAVHLTNTFILLAWLVLTAHWLSGGGPVRLSHRPGVTLLFASGIIGLLLAGVSGAVAALGDTLYPAGSLTEALRADLSPTSHMMVRLRVLHPAITVTAGFAVLLMAWRAQLPDGPRWGHLAARVVVVTTLVQLAAGVVNVLLLAPIWMQLLHLLLADILWLAFVVLGASALAVQESPRAAAVANPHRSSLEPSQIL
- a CDS encoding AbrB/MazE/SpoVT family DNA-binding domain-containing protein; translated protein: MSPERRVRLFKNGRNQAVRIPREFQLPGKEAIMRKEGERLIIEPAPPKSLLAVLATLQPIGEDFPPIRDLPVDPVEL
- a CDS encoding PIN domain-containing protein; the encoded protein is MRYLLDTNIVSDLIRNPHGRVAQRIREVGEGRVCTSIIVAAELRYGARKKNAPRLTAQLDAVLEALDVLPFEAPGDTAYGPLRAQLELAGLPIGGNDLLIAAHAIALGCTIVTDNDREFARIDDLPRENWLR
- the rpiB gene encoding ribose 5-phosphate isomerase B translates to MRIAIASDHAGFRYKSMLAAYLRSRGEEVVDFGTDSEEPVDYPDVVFPAARAVAQGECERGIVIGGSGNGEAIAANRFRGVRCALCWNVESARLGRAHNNANVIALGERLVSEEVARAIVETWLSVPFEGGRHGTRIAKLDQ